Proteins from a single region of Paenibacillus sp. BIHB 4019:
- a CDS encoding aromatic ring-hydroxylating dioxygenase subunit alpha → MEQNTRTAAKKREESELPRNCTFSAEDWHVLAQYWYPIAIASEIADKPVAVTLLDMKLVCYRSSDRVVVARDLCFHRGAPLSKGWIENGEIVCPYHGFRYNCEGKCTAVPAHPDSRISPKLKLITYPAVERYGLIWTSLMSLEENIPPFPGWEEPDYLNVLPPSFDIAGSAGRQMEGFLDVSHFAYVHTETFGDRNNTEVPQYKVKREGQELLAEYWSTVSNYGKGQDNPAPDDFMWLREFRVFPPFAASLTVYFPDEGRLNILNCASPVSARYTRLFCPISRNFDKNAPIQDTIDFNLKVFQEDAEMVEAQTPEDLPLDLQAEAHIPADRTSIAYRQLLTELGLGKNYTS, encoded by the coding sequence ATGGAGCAAAACACAAGGACGGCAGCTAAAAAAAGAGAAGAGAGCGAGCTGCCGCGAAACTGTACCTTTTCTGCTGAGGATTGGCATGTATTGGCGCAATATTGGTATCCGATCGCGATTGCAAGCGAAATTGCAGATAAGCCGGTGGCGGTAACCTTGCTGGATATGAAGCTTGTTTGCTACCGCAGCAGCGACCGGGTCGTCGTCGCCCGTGACCTTTGCTTTCACCGCGGAGCCCCGCTCAGCAAGGGTTGGATTGAAAATGGCGAAATTGTGTGCCCGTATCACGGTTTCCGTTACAATTGCGAAGGCAAATGCACGGCGGTGCCCGCGCATCCCGATTCGCGCATCTCGCCTAAACTAAAGCTCATCACGTATCCGGCCGTAGAGCGTTACGGCTTGATCTGGACGTCACTGATGTCCTTGGAGGAAAATATTCCGCCGTTCCCCGGCTGGGAAGAACCCGATTACTTGAACGTTTTGCCGCCGAGCTTTGATATTGCCGGCTCTGCTGGCCGCCAAATGGAAGGCTTCTTGGATGTATCGCATTTTGCCTATGTGCATACGGAAACGTTCGGCGACCGCAATAACACCGAGGTACCGCAATACAAGGTGAAGCGGGAAGGACAGGAGCTGCTTGCGGAATATTGGAGCACCGTCAGCAACTATGGCAAGGGACAAGATAATCCGGCTCCTGATGATTTTATGTGGCTGCGCGAATTCCGCGTATTTCCGCCATTCGCTGCATCGCTCACCGTTTATTTTCCCGATGAGGGGAGATTGAATATTTTAAACTGCGCATCTCCAGTATCGGCCCGATATACAAGGCTGTTTTGCCCGATATCGCGTAATTTCGATAAAAACGCTCCGATTCAAGATACGATTGATTTTAACTTAAAGGTGTTCCAAGAGGATGCCGAAATGGTCGAAGCGCAGACGCCGGAGGATTTGCCGCTTGATCTTCAGGCTGAGGCCCATATTCCGGCTGACCGTACCTCTATCGCTTATCGCCAGCTGTTAACAGAGCTGGGTCTAGGCAAAAACTACACGTCCTAA
- a CDS encoding SDR family NAD(P)-dependent oxidoreductase produces the protein MLLQGQAAVVTGASRGIGRAIALTLAQHGASVVINGTNEELLQTLRNEIRQLGGNSIVCAGDVSNEKVASCVIEGAVSHFGKIDILVNNAGINNRSSTLEMGIEDWQKVMDVNLNSTLYFCRAALPFMIERKYGKIVNVTSTTAKTPHRNAAPSYGASKAGVNYLTQHLALEMAKHNIYVNAICPGPIDTDMSQQWTEEYRKEAIARIPLGKLGTPQNVADAVLFLASSMSDFITGEAINLNGGTYMN, from the coding sequence ATGCTATTGCAAGGGCAAGCTGCTGTCGTTACAGGAGCTAGCAGAGGCATTGGCAGAGCCATTGCGCTGACATTAGCGCAGCATGGCGCATCAGTAGTCATTAATGGGACGAATGAGGAGCTGCTGCAAACTTTAAGGAATGAAATTCGCCAGCTTGGCGGAAACAGCATCGTCTGTGCGGGTGATGTATCCAATGAGAAGGTAGCAAGCTGTGTGATTGAGGGGGCCGTAAGTCATTTCGGCAAAATTGACATTCTCGTCAACAATGCTGGCATTAATAACCGCAGCTCTACGCTTGAGATGGGGATCGAGGACTGGCAGAAGGTGATGGATGTCAATTTAAATAGCACCTTATATTTTTGCCGGGCTGCACTGCCGTTTATGATCGAGCGGAAGTATGGCAAAATCGTCAATGTCACCTCGACAACCGCAAAGACGCCTCATCGCAATGCGGCGCCTTCATATGGAGCTTCAAAGGCAGGGGTCAATTATTTGACGCAGCATTTGGCGCTGGAAATGGCTAAGCACAACATTTATGTGAATGCCATTTGCCCAGGGCCGATAGACACGGACATGAGCCAGCAATGGACGGAGGAATACCGGAAGGAAGCGATCGCGCGAATCCCTCTAGGCAAGCTTGGCACGCCGCAAAATGTAGCGGATGCCGTATTGTTCCTTGCTTCGTCCATGTCTGATTTTATTACTGGCGAAGCGATCAATTTAAACGGCGGCACGTATATGAATTAA
- a CDS encoding helix-turn-helix domain-containing protein — translation MPEECKVETALEILVGKWKPIILYQLFSQGTMRFSELQKSLPDITKKMLTSQLRELEYHDIVHREIYLQIPPKVEYSITEYGMRMAPLLQAMNEWGMSHIEHLNELYGEKNKSNNL, via the coding sequence ATGCCTGAGGAATGTAAAGTGGAAACGGCTTTAGAAATTTTAGTCGGCAAATGGAAGCCTATTATTTTGTATCAGCTTTTTTCACAAGGGACGATGAGATTCAGCGAGCTGCAAAAATCATTGCCGGACATCACCAAAAAGATGCTTACCTCCCAATTGCGGGAATTAGAATATCATGACATCGTTCATCGTGAAATTTATTTGCAAATCCCCCCTAAGGTCGAATACTCTATTACGGAATACGGCATGAGAATGGCGCCTTTATTGCAGGCCATGAATGAATGGGGAATGTCTCATATTGAGCATCTCAATGAGCTATATGGAGAGAAAAACAAGTCAAACAATCTGTAA
- a CDS encoding class III extradiol ring-cleavage dioxygenase, translating to MLPSLFICHGSPLSAMAESDYTRFLSDIGKKYKPQAIVLFSAHWEERHTTISFAEGTLNTIYDFYGFPDELYQLTYPAPGSPELAAELEERFKRSGITVDRDDERGLDHGSWIFLRYMYPEANIPIVTISVNPFLSAKEQLQIGEALKGLGEENILVIGSGTTVHNFNEIKMNQAHPEAWAVEFDDWIADKIVQRDIAAFLQYETLAPHAKRAVPRAEHFVPILHALGSSSGVKQPKVIYRGYEMGTFSQICFEM from the coding sequence ATGCTGCCATCCCTTTTTATTTGCCACGGTTCACCGTTGTCCGCGATGGCTGAATCGGATTATACCCGGTTTTTATCCGATATCGGGAAAAAGTACAAACCGCAAGCGATCGTGCTGTTCAGCGCTCACTGGGAGGAGCGGCATACGACGATTTCGTTCGCTGAGGGGACATTAAACACGATCTATGATTTTTATGGTTTTCCGGATGAATTGTATCAATTGACTTATCCTGCCCCAGGCTCGCCTGAGTTGGCTGCTGAATTAGAAGAACGTTTTAAACGAAGTGGCATAACGGTTGATAGGGATGATGAACGGGGATTAGATCACGGCTCTTGGATTTTCCTAAGATACATGTATCCAGAGGCTAATATTCCAATTGTGACGATATCGGTAAACCCTTTTCTATCTGCGAAAGAACAGCTCCAAATAGGCGAAGCGCTTAAAGGCTTGGGTGAGGAAAATATTTTGGTAATTGGCAGCGGAACGACCGTTCACAATTTCAATGAAATCAAAATGAATCAAGCGCATCCTGAAGCATGGGCGGTTGAATTTGATGATTGGATAGCGGATAAGATCGTTCAACGCGACATAGCCGCATTTTTGCAATATGAAACGTTAGCGCCGCATGCCAAGCGGGCTGTCCCGAGAGCGGAGCATTTCGTTCCGATCCTTCATGCTTTAGGAAGTTCGTCTGGGGTGAAACAGCCAAAAGTCATCTACAGAGGGTATGAGATGGGAACCTTCAGCCAAATATGCTTTGAGATGTAG
- a CDS encoding four-carbon acid sugar kinase family protein has protein sequence MKIAIVADDLTGASDCGGQLVRYGMRVSVRINPVMAEEPQYDAVVFNTVSRSLPANEAASIVKQISQYINEQPFDLIYKKIDSTLRGNIGAELNAMSDVIQPDFTIIAPGYPQNGRQIIERIHHLNGELLHETEVSRDPKTPVLQSDVVELVASQTGRAVAHLSILDIDQGKVHLADRLKACKIQNMTYIVADSATEGDLERLANALAQLSYKLVWVGSAGLMNHLPKAYAVAENDKPLQIPLLVGNDPVLLVVGSVSKMGREQLRNLMNQNLAVQIMARSEKLLADEAGKQEELVRVIDEASRALADGRDTVIVASDNIADTQAAGLRLGMAPIQISDAISAALGSITVKLFGKLAIHKLYLTGGDTAYQVLEQLGISAFELMEELEPGVLLGKYEARGLYMVTKAGNFGSDRTMEHVIKKLHGGEGI, from the coding sequence GTGAAAATTGCGATTGTCGCCGACGATTTGACGGGCGCAAGCGATTGCGGAGGGCAGCTGGTGCGTTATGGCATGCGCGTATCGGTTCGAATTAATCCCGTTATGGCGGAGGAGCCGCAATATGATGCCGTTGTATTCAACACGGTAAGCCGCTCCTTGCCTGCGAATGAAGCTGCTTCAATCGTCAAACAGATTAGCCAATATATTAATGAGCAGCCCTTTGACCTGATTTATAAAAAAATAGACAGCACGCTTCGTGGAAATATTGGGGCTGAGCTAAATGCGATGTCCGATGTCATTCAGCCGGACTTTACAATTATCGCCCCCGGTTATCCGCAGAACGGCCGGCAAATTATTGAACGCATTCATCATTTGAACGGCGAGCTGCTGCATGAGACGGAGGTAAGCCGTGATCCGAAGACGCCGGTGCTCCAGTCCGATGTTGTAGAGCTGGTAGCTAGCCAGACGGGACGGGCAGTTGCCCATCTTTCCATATTAGATATTGACCAAGGAAAGGTGCATCTTGCTGACAGGCTTAAAGCATGCAAAATACAAAATATGACCTATATTGTCGCAGATTCAGCTACCGAGGGGGATTTGGAGCGGCTGGCGAATGCATTGGCACAGCTGTCCTATAAATTGGTCTGGGTTGGCTCAGCTGGCCTGATGAACCATCTTCCGAAAGCATATGCTGTGGCTGAAAATGACAAGCCGCTGCAAATTCCGCTGCTAGTTGGCAATGATCCCGTTCTGCTCGTCGTAGGCAGCGTGAGCAAGATGGGGCGTGAGCAGCTGCGCAATTTAATGAATCAAAATCTGGCAGTGCAAATCATGGCCCGTTCCGAGAAGCTGCTCGCTGACGAGGCTGGAAAGCAGGAGGAATTGGTTCGCGTCATCGACGAGGCGAGCCGTGCTTTGGCAGACGGTCGCGATACCGTTATCGTCGCCTCAGACAATATCGCCGACACACAAGCGGCCGGCCTAAGGCTAGGCATGGCACCGATCCAAATTAGCGATGCGATTTCCGCCGCTCTTGGCAGCATAACCGTTAAGCTTTTCGGCAAGCTAGCAATCCATAAGCTGTATTTGACAGGCGGCGATACCGCTTATCAGGTGTTGGAGCAGCTTGGCATATCAGCGTTTGAGCTTATGGAGGAGCTGGAGCCGGGCGTGCTGCTAGGCAAATATGAAGCTCGCGGCCTTTATATGGTGACGAAGGCTGGAAATTTCGGTTCTGATCGAACGATGGAGCATGTCATCAAAAAACTGCATGGAGGCGAAGGGATATGA
- a CDS encoding phosphoribosyltransferase: protein MSLTNTRLSDSIANARTVKIQKTNDTFYDFKLYPFGERGTYIAPELINEITDNLAVSIESHFLNYDYIVSPEPGGHTWGMLAAYKLLKPINILRLSTDLYKDIHLEAKRETAYNENRICFDGFQAGDRVLLVDDVISSGATIRSIAVQMEEMGVKLVGVQAIIAKGEHYRKLEEDLHVPVRILSQV, encoded by the coding sequence ATGAGCCTCACAAACACCAGACTTTCCGATTCCATTGCTAATGCCAGAACAGTCAAAATTCAGAAAACGAATGATACCTTTTATGACTTTAAACTATATCCGTTCGGCGAGCGGGGAACCTATATCGCGCCAGAGCTTATTAATGAAATTACCGATAATTTAGCGGTGAGCATAGAGAGCCATTTTCTGAATTACGATTATATCGTATCGCCAGAGCCTGGTGGCCACACATGGGGGATGCTTGCGGCGTATAAGCTGCTGAAGCCGATTAACATTTTAAGGCTGAGCACGGATTTGTATAAAGATATTCATCTGGAGGCCAAGCGCGAAACGGCATACAACGAAAATCGCATTTGCTTTGACGGCTTTCAGGCAGGCGACCGCGTTCTGCTCGTTGATGATGTCATCAGCTCCGGTGCAACGATACGCTCGATTGCTGTGCAGATGGAAGAGATGGGTGTAAAGCTTGTCGGCGTGCAGGCGATCATAGCCAAAGGCGAGCATTACCGCAAGCTGGAGGAAGACTTGCACGTCCCGGTGCGCATTCTTAGCCAGGTTTAA
- a CDS encoding DoxX family protein, whose protein sequence is MKWLVRILQGLLVLGFLMFGFMKVSGDPTQVEAFNDIYGYGTAFMYVVGIVEILGAVGLLIGYWRNKLIPIFSGVLAVVMAGAVFTHLKAGQGFEVAGMPLILLVLALIVFFGQIKLLANNRQ, encoded by the coding sequence GTGAAATGGCTTGTGCGAATATTGCAAGGACTGCTCGTGCTTGGATTTTTAATGTTTGGGTTTATGAAGGTTAGTGGAGATCCGACCCAAGTGGAAGCCTTTAATGACATTTATGGATATGGCACGGCGTTCATGTACGTTGTGGGGATTGTTGAAATTTTGGGGGCAGTCGGGTTATTGATTGGGTATTGGAGAAATAAGCTGATTCCTATTTTTAGCGGAGTATTAGCGGTTGTTATGGCTGGAGCTGTATTTACACATTTAAAGGCAGGCCAAGGCTTTGAAGTAGCAGGCATGCCATTGATTTTGCTGGTTTTAGCTTTGATCGTGTTTTTTGGCCAGATAAAGCTGCTTGCTAATAACAGACAATAA
- a CDS encoding sialidase family protein: MSEQHSAFHHEITATPGELYRSDAYIPSHQVQNHASFLHILDNGDVLCVWFAGTQEGIPDISIYLSRLNKGATAWTEPVKLSDDPARSEQNPVLFSAPGGKLWLLYTAQKSGNQDTAIIRRRISDDNGYTWNDIDTLFDTPGIFIRQPITVLDNGDWLLPIWYCYTNPGEKWTGNKDVSAVKISSDQGKTWEEVTVPGSVGCVHMNIEKLDDGTLLALYRSRWADYIYRSVSADHGKTWSEPVPTSLPNNNSSIQFTKLANGDLALVYNHKSASDSMERRASLYDEIEDEEADEREAAAPLLTEMPSGEERQAFWGAPRAPMTLAISKDNGLTWPIKRNIEVGDGYAMTNNSKERLNREYSYPTIKQSKDGKLHIAFTYFRQAIKYVVLTEPYIAE, translated from the coding sequence ATGAGTGAACAACATTCTGCTTTCCACCATGAAATTACAGCAACGCCGGGAGAACTGTATCGCTCCGATGCTTATATTCCATCCCATCAGGTACAAAATCATGCTTCCTTTCTTCATATTTTAGATAATGGCGATGTGCTCTGCGTCTGGTTTGCAGGAACACAGGAAGGCATTCCGGACATCTCCATTTATTTGTCCCGACTAAATAAAGGAGCAACGGCTTGGACGGAGCCGGTCAAGCTATCGGATGATCCGGCACGCTCGGAGCAAAACCCGGTGTTGTTTTCTGCCCCAGGCGGCAAGCTCTGGCTGCTCTACACCGCGCAAAAATCGGGCAATCAGGATACAGCGATCATTAGACGGCGCATTTCGGACGATAATGGCTATACGTGGAACGACATTGATACGCTGTTCGACACGCCTGGCATCTTTATTAGACAGCCGATTACGGTGTTGGACAATGGTGATTGGCTGCTGCCGATCTGGTACTGCTACACAAATCCGGGCGAGAAATGGACAGGGAACAAAGATGTGAGTGCCGTGAAGATTTCGTCCGATCAAGGGAAAACATGGGAGGAAGTAACGGTGCCGGGCAGTGTTGGCTGCGTGCATATGAATATTGAGAAGCTGGATGATGGCACGCTTCTTGCGCTCTATCGCAGCCGCTGGGCGGATTATATTTATAGAAGCGTTTCGGCAGATCACGGCAAAACGTGGAGCGAGCCTGTACCGACATCGCTGCCTAACAACAACTCCTCCATTCAATTTACGAAGCTTGCGAATGGCGATTTGGCGCTAGTATACAATCATAAAAGCGCAAGTGATTCAATGGAGCGCCGTGCTTCGCTGTACGATGAAATAGAAGACGAGGAAGCGGATGAACGGGAGGCTGCAGCGCCTCTCCTGACAGAGATGCCTTCCGGCGAGGAACGGCAAGCATTTTGGGGCGCGCCTCGTGCGCCAATGACGCTGGCAATTTCCAAGGATAATGGCTTGACTTGGCCGATTAAACGCAATATTGAAGTGGGCGATGGGTATGCGATGACGAACAATTCCAAGGAGCGTCTAAATCGTGAATATTCGTATCCGACGATAAAGCAATCGAAAGATGGCAAGCTTCATATCGCTTTCACTTATTTCCGGCAAGCGATTAAATACGTTGTTCTAACCGAGCCTTATATTGCGGAATAA
- a CDS encoding MFS transporter, with product MRKLSLYYFFYYLAASSFGPYISIYLSEKGISLISIGLILSMLSLTGILAQPIMGILNDRLSDPRRIVLLCLLLMPVFALGYYYFDTVIALCLVSFFYAMFQSSSAPLSDVLTVEIANSQGFSFGSIRLWGALSFALGSFITGFVYGKVGYGASFISYALLMVLALVTFYTVPYKAVTRAKVSLKQHAAQILRHQSFLTFVLFSFLIATSIAINFNFLPIYFKEAGFNKGWIGTAYSIAAIIEVPMFWFAVKLHRRFGLIPMMMLAALCYSVKCLVMAFSTQMGLVLAVQLFDGIAFAFMASASVEVINRYAPSYAKATYQTLFVALTSGIGGIIGSALGGVVISHWGVNKLYLFMFSLCFIALAGFTARRKQLEPRPDRPVKLEGEAIPS from the coding sequence TTGAGAAAACTGAGCCTTTATTATTTCTTTTATTATTTAGCTGCGTCATCCTTCGGCCCGTACATTAGCATTTATTTAAGCGAGAAGGGGATTAGCCTCATAAGCATAGGCTTGATTTTGTCGATGCTTTCGCTGACAGGCATCCTCGCTCAGCCGATTATGGGAATTTTAAATGATCGTTTATCTGACCCCAGACGTATCGTGCTGCTGTGCCTGCTGCTCATGCCGGTATTTGCATTAGGCTATTATTATTTTGATACGGTCATTGCACTGTGCCTGGTGTCTTTCTTCTATGCGATGTTCCAATCGTCCTCTGCCCCTTTGAGCGATGTGCTGACGGTTGAAATCGCTAACAGCCAAGGATTCTCCTTCGGCAGCATTAGGCTTTGGGGCGCGCTGAGCTTTGCGCTCGGCTCGTTCATTACCGGATTCGTCTATGGCAAAGTCGGATATGGCGCCAGCTTTATTAGCTACGCCCTGCTTATGGTTCTGGCACTTGTTACGTTTTATACCGTCCCGTATAAGGCTGTGACGAGAGCTAAAGTGTCGTTGAAGCAGCATGCTGCGCAAATATTGCGGCACCAAAGCTTTTTAACCTTCGTGCTGTTCAGCTTTCTCATCGCCACATCGATTGCCATTAATTTTAACTTTCTCCCGATTTACTTCAAGGAGGCAGGCTTTAATAAAGGCTGGATAGGAACCGCTTACAGCATTGCCGCCATTATTGAAGTGCCGATGTTCTGGTTTGCGGTTAAGCTGCATAGACGCTTTGGCTTAATTCCGATGATGATGCTGGCGGCCTTATGCTACAGCGTGAAATGTCTCGTTATGGCTTTCTCCACTCAAATGGGACTGGTGCTTGCAGTGCAGCTGTTTGATGGCATTGCTTTTGCGTTCATGGCAAGCGCTTCGGTTGAGGTGATTAACCGCTATGCGCCGAGCTATGCGAAAGCGACATATCAGACCCTGTTTGTGGCGCTCACTTCCGGCATTGGCGGAATTATCGGCAGTGCCTTGGGCGGCGTGGTCATTTCGCATTGGGGTGTCAATAAGCTGTATTTGTTTATGTTCAGCTTATGCTTTATTGCGTTGGCCGGTTTTACGGCAAGGCGCAAGCAGCTGGAGCCCCGCCCAGACAGGCCGGTAAAGCTAGAAGGAGAAGCGATTCCTTCCTGA
- the pdxA gene encoding 4-hydroxythreonine-4-phosphate dehydrogenase PdxA, with product MSKPIIGITMGDAAGVGPEIIVKALQHEEVLNICRPVVIGDAKSMRRAIEQTGAAFTVHTVSGTAECEFKPGVIDCFDLNLLPADLKQGEVSAVAGDAAFQFIQKAVELAQAGELQGVCTAPLNKEALHKGGHLYPGHTEIFAELTDTQNYSMMLSSPKLKVIHLTTHVGLRKAIDNITPERTLAVLRLAHATLARAGYDRPRIAVCGINPHAGENGLFGEGEEEEKLIPGIQQAIEEGINASGPYPADTLFYRAVRGDFDIVIACYHDQGHVPIKVLGLEEGVNITVGLKGGFIRTSVDHGTAFDIAGKNIADERSMLAALATAVELSPK from the coding sequence ATGAGCAAGCCGATTATCGGTATTACAATGGGGGATGCCGCTGGCGTCGGTCCGGAAATTATTGTGAAGGCGCTGCAGCATGAGGAAGTGCTGAATATATGCCGTCCGGTCGTGATCGGTGATGCGAAGAGCATGCGGAGGGCTATCGAGCAAACCGGTGCAGCATTTACGGTTCACACGGTAAGCGGCACAGCGGAATGCGAATTTAAGCCAGGCGTCATTGACTGCTTTGATCTAAATTTGCTGCCAGCGGATTTAAAGCAGGGCGAAGTATCGGCGGTTGCGGGTGATGCTGCATTCCAGTTTATTCAAAAAGCGGTTGAGCTGGCGCAGGCAGGCGAGCTGCAAGGCGTATGTACTGCTCCATTGAATAAAGAAGCGCTGCACAAGGGCGGACATTTGTACCCGGGGCATACGGAAATTTTCGCCGAGCTGACCGATACGCAAAATTATTCGATGATGCTGTCGTCGCCGAAGCTGAAGGTGATTCATCTCACGACACATGTCGGGCTAAGAAAAGCGATTGACAATATAACGCCAGAGAGAACGCTCGCCGTCCTTCGCCTTGCGCATGCTACGTTGGCTAGAGCGGGCTATGACCGTCCGCGGATTGCGGTATGCGGCATAAATCCGCATGCGGGGGAGAACGGCTTGTTTGGTGAAGGAGAAGAGGAAGAAAAGCTTATTCCCGGCATTCAACAAGCGATTGAAGAGGGGATTAACGCAAGCGGTCCTTATCCGGCCGATACGCTATTTTACCGGGCGGTGCGCGGAGACTTTGATATCGTCATTGCCTGCTACCATGATCAAGGCCATGTGCCGATCAAAGTGCTCGGGCTGGAGGAAGGCGTCAACATTACGGTTGGCTTAAAAGGCGGATTTATCCGCACTTCTGTGGATCACGGCACAGCCTTTGATATCGCAGGGAAAAATATAGCCGATGAGAGAAGCATGCTTGCCGCCCTTGCTACTGCTGTCGAGCTGTCGCCGAAATAA
- a CDS encoding sodium:solute symporter family protein, translating to MEKLSSSTIIFILIVIAVYIVITTYLTFKMRSKSNSEFNNAAKSLPALVVGVLLMSEFLGTKSTIGTAESAFKNGFAASWSLLAGAIGFFLFAFFLVTRFYNTGHFTISGIIKEKYGTSTKLVVSIIMILALLLVNLGNYLSGAAAISSILGIPIMTCAIITMIISTIYFTFGGMKGVAWITIIHSTFKYAGILLTAFIALYMVGGLKPMQLELPEYYFTWDGKIGVSTIIAWLIGTMGTIFSTQFIIQAITSTKDAKAAKRATIYAGLLFLPLAVAVAIIGVCARYLYPDIDPLYAFPVFMQHMHPILSAIVATSLVASIFVGVSTVALSTTTLVIEDFVVPRKAMTPEQKMKATRIASVIIGILPLIGVVFAPDLLTLSFFTRALRASIAVVAGMGFFLPLYSSNRGATIGLSVAALGTTVWYLLDDPFGIDNMYIAVVAPFIVMVIDRWISKAAAGPNK from the coding sequence ATGGAAAAATTAAGCTCCAGTACAATTATATTTATTTTAATTGTCATCGCAGTTTATATCGTCATTACAACCTATTTGACTTTTAAAATGCGCAGCAAATCCAACTCTGAATTCAATAATGCGGCTAAGTCATTGCCAGCGCTAGTTGTGGGCGTCCTGCTGATGTCCGAATTTCTCGGCACCAAATCAACGATTGGCACCGCGGAATCGGCATTCAAAAATGGATTTGCCGCTTCCTGGTCGCTGCTCGCTGGCGCAATCGGCTTTTTCCTGTTCGCTTTCTTTCTCGTAACGCGTTTTTATAATACCGGGCATTTTACGATTTCAGGCATCATTAAAGAAAAATATGGCACCTCGACCAAGCTGGTCGTTTCTATTATTATGATTTTGGCGCTGCTGCTCGTGAATCTGGGAAACTATTTGAGCGGCGCTGCTGCAATATCGTCTATTTTGGGCATTCCTATTATGACCTGTGCGATCATTACGATGATCATTAGTACGATCTATTTTACATTCGGCGGAATGAAAGGGGTTGCATGGATTACGATTATCCATTCGACCTTTAAATACGCAGGCATTTTGCTGACCGCCTTTATTGCGCTTTATATGGTGGGCGGTTTGAAGCCGATGCAGCTGGAGCTGCCTGAGTATTACTTTACTTGGGATGGCAAAATTGGTGTAAGCACAATCATTGCTTGGCTTATCGGAACTATGGGAACGATTTTCTCCACACAGTTCATTATCCAGGCGATTACTTCCACAAAAGATGCGAAGGCGGCTAAACGCGCTACAATTTATGCTGGACTGCTGTTTCTGCCGCTTGCTGTGGCTGTAGCGATCATCGGCGTTTGCGCGCGCTATTTGTACCCGGATATAGATCCGCTTTATGCGTTTCCGGTGTTTATGCAGCATATGCATCCGATTCTCAGTGCCATTGTCGCTACATCGCTGGTCGCTTCAATTTTTGTCGGGGTTTCTACTGTAGCTTTGTCTACTACAACGCTTGTCATTGAAGACTTTGTAGTGCCGCGTAAAGCGATGACGCCTGAGCAAAAAATGAAGGCGACGCGTATCGCCTCTGTTATTATCGGCATTTTGCCGCTCATCGGTGTCGTGTTTGCGCCGGATTTGCTTACGCTGTCCTTTTTTACCCGTGCCTTGCGGGCGTCTATTGCTGTCGTAGCGGGAATGGGCTTCTTCCTTCCGCTGTACAGCTCCAACCGCGGAGCGACAATTGGGTTGTCTGTAGCGGCTCTAGGTACAACGGTATGGTATTTGCTAGATGACCCATTCGGCATTGATAATATGTATATTGCAGTCGTCGCGCCTTTCATCGTTATGGTTATTGACCGCTGGATCAGCAAAGCTGCAGCTGGGCCGAATAAATAA